In Dehalococcoidia bacterium, the genomic window GTTGTATTCGAACTTGTCGCGGTTGCGGCGGATGGCTTGCAGCCACTCCTCCCACGTGAGGCCAGAGGCGAATCGCTCCGGCGTCACCACACTCTGTCGCTCCTTACTCATGACGGTGCACCTCCATAATCGCATCGGCTACGTCTTTAGCTTAACACGTTCAGGGGTCCCACTCTGCCCCCGCGGCCTGCCATATCCGGCGACGCCCCTCGAGGCTAAGTCCCTGGATGGTGGTGCCCTGCCGCCGGGCCAGCTCCTCGGCCTGGCGGGCGCGGCGGCGGAGGGCATGGCAGGCATCCAGCAGGGCGTCCTCCGCGTCCACTTCCAAGATGGAGGCCAAGGCTGCCATGGCCATAGCAGCATGTCCCAGCCGCTGGTGTCGCTCATGGGTGGTTAGGGCCGCGGCCAGGCCTTGCAGCGCCTGCAGGACCTCCTGCTTGGCCTCCTCCGCCGATTGAGGGCCGATGCCCAGGCGCGCTAGACGTCGCCACAAGGCCTGGGCCTGGGCTAGGGCGGGAAGGGCGCGTGGCACCCCGTCGAGGAGGTGAGCATTCTCCCCCTTTTCTTGGCGCTTCAGCTCCTCCCATTGCTGCAGGACCTCTTGGGGTGACTGGAGGTGGCGCCCGCCGAAGACATGAGGATGGCGCCTAATAAGCTTGGTAGCGATGCCGTAGATGACGTCCTCTAGCGTAAAGGTGCCCGCTTCCTCGGCCATATGGGCATGCATGAGGACTTGTAGCAGGAGGTCGCCCAGCTCCTCGGCCAATTGCTTGGGGTCGTCCACCTCGATGGCCTCCATAGCCTCCATGGCCTCCTCCCGCAGGTAGTGCCGGAGGGAGCGATGGGTCTGGGCCCGGTCCCAAGGGCAGCCCTGTGGTCCCCTGAGGATGGCGACCACGCGTCTCAGGCCATCGAAGGTCTTGAGCTCTTCGTCGCCTGGCCTCATCTCTGGACTATGATAGCCTAGTGGGCGGTTTGACGGTGCCCTGGCCCCGGCGTAGCATGGGGAGATGGTGGGGGCGCAGTGGAGCAGTCCCAGCTGGTGCCGGGGCAGGAGGTCACCTTTGGCCC contains:
- the mazG gene encoding nucleoside triphosphate pyrophosphohydrolase; protein product: MRPGDEELKTFDGLRRVVAILRGPQGCPWDRAQTHRSLRHYLREEAMEAMEAIEVDDPKQLAEELGDLLLQVLMHAHMAEEAGTFTLEDVIYGIATKLIRRHPHVFGGRHLQSPQEVLQQWEELKRQEKGENAHLLDGVPRALPALAQAQALWRRLARLGIGPQSAEEAKQEVLQALQGLAAALTTHERHQRLGHAAMAMAALASILEVDAEDALLDACHALRRRARQAEELARRQGTTIQGLSLEGRRRIWQAAGAEWDP